From one Erinaceus europaeus chromosome 4, mEriEur2.1, whole genome shotgun sequence genomic stretch:
- the TAPBPL gene encoding tapasin-related protein isoform X2: MGAEEVWCLLFCWSLSAATEPAQGRWRPVDVVLDCFLVKEGRQQGALGGNRNTVKALLVLKQVPVLDEGGLEGFTDFQGQVSAEDEPPVTFEASVDLVRIEQAEALLHADCNEKQVTCELSRYFPQTQQEPEAHAVTWFIANVQVSGEGPGMSMVMKTLGKAGPGVALHPLLNLPLSPQGTVQMAVEFQVTTQTPSLTSLLKSAVTLHCSFSTASSEALTRVEWRLQHQGSGRLVSSWTVGQGQAGQKGASLEPQQLQTAGNASLTLASLTVKDEGAYICQITTSRYQAQQIVQLSVQALPKVKLSQASEALPSSLTCHVTGFYPLDMAVTWSRQEVGGAPTPVSDASFSSLRQNAAGTYSISSFLVAEPGSEGATYTCHVTHISLQEPLVASTQVAPPEQRTGFGILVASGLFLITLWLLVLQRQHATLPRSA; the protein is encoded by the exons CAGAGGAGGTATGGTGCCTGCTGTTCTGCTGGTCTCTGTCGGCAGCGACAGAACCCG CACAGGGGCGCTGGCGGCCAGTGGACGTGGTGCTGGACTGCTTCTTGGTAAAGGAGGGCAGGCAACAGGGGGCCCTTGGCGGCAACAGGAACACGGTGAAGGCCCTGCTCGTGCTGAAGCAGGTACCTGTGCTGGACGAGGGCGGGCTGGAAGGCTTCACTGACTTCCAAGGGCAAGTGTCAGCAGAGGATGAGCCCCCCGTCACCTTTGAGGCCTCAG TGGACCTTGTCAGGATTGAACAGGCTGAGGCCTTGCTCCATGCTGACTGCAATGAGAAGCAGGTGACCTGTGAGCTCTCCCGCTACTTCCCTCAGACCCAGCAGGAGCCTGAGGCTCACGCAGTGACCTGGTTCATCGCCAACGTGCAGGTGTCTGGAGAGGGGCCTGGCATGTCCATGGTTATGAAGACTCTGGGGAAAGCTGGGCCTGGAGTGGCTTTGCACCCCTTGCTCAACCTGCCCCTGAGCCCCCAGGGGACTGTGCAGATGGCAG TGGAGTTCCAGGTGACGACTCAGACCCCGTCACTGACCAGCCTGCTAAAGTCAGCCGTCACCCTGCACTGCAGCTTCTCCACAGCCTCCAGTGAGGCTCTCACCCGAGTGGAATGGCGGCTACAGCACCAGGGCAGCGGCCGGCTGGTGTCCAGCTGGACAGTGGGGCAGGGGCAGGCTGGGCAGAAGGGTGCCTCCCTGGAACCCCAACAGCTCCAAACAGCTGGGAACGCCTCCCTCACCCTGGCCAGCCTCACTGTGAAAGATGAAGGTGCCTACATCTGTCAGATCACTACCTCTAGGTACCAGGCCCAGCAGATCGTCCAACTGAGTGTCCAGG CTCTTCCAAAAGTAAAACTGAGCCAAGCCAGTGAAGCTCTGCCCTCCAGCCTCACCTGCCATGTTACCGGCTTCTACCCCCTGGACATGGCTGTGACATGGAGCCGGCAAGAGGTAGGGGGAGCCCCAACCCCAGTCTCCGATGCCTCCTTCTCCAGCCTCCGGCAGAATGCAGCAGGCACGTACAGCATCTCCTCTTTCCTGGTGGCAGAGCCTGGCTCAGAGGGTGCCACTTATACCTGCCACGTTACCCACATCTCCTTGCAGGAGCCCCTTGTGGCCAGCACCCAGGTTGCTCCTCCAG
- the TAPBPL gene encoding tapasin-related protein isoform X1 codes for MGAEEVWCLLFCWSLSAATEPVPVSAAQGRWRPVDVVLDCFLVKEGRQQGALGGNRNTVKALLVLKQVPVLDEGGLEGFTDFQGQVSAEDEPPVTFEASVDLVRIEQAEALLHADCNEKQVTCELSRYFPQTQQEPEAHAVTWFIANVQVSGEGPGMSMVMKTLGKAGPGVALHPLLNLPLSPQGTVQMAVEFQVTTQTPSLTSLLKSAVTLHCSFSTASSEALTRVEWRLQHQGSGRLVSSWTVGQGQAGQKGASLEPQQLQTAGNASLTLASLTVKDEGAYICQITTSRYQAQQIVQLSVQALPKVKLSQASEALPSSLTCHVTGFYPLDMAVTWSRQEVGGAPTPVSDASFSSLRQNAAGTYSISSFLVAEPGSEGATYTCHVTHISLQEPLVASTQVAPPEQRTGFGILVASGLFLITLWLLVLQRQHATLPRSA; via the exons CAGAGGAGGTATGGTGCCTGCTGTTCTGCTGGTCTCTGTCGGCAGCGACAGAACCCG tccctgTCTCTGCAGCACAGGGGCGCTGGCGGCCAGTGGACGTGGTGCTGGACTGCTTCTTGGTAAAGGAGGGCAGGCAACAGGGGGCCCTTGGCGGCAACAGGAACACGGTGAAGGCCCTGCTCGTGCTGAAGCAGGTACCTGTGCTGGACGAGGGCGGGCTGGAAGGCTTCACTGACTTCCAAGGGCAAGTGTCAGCAGAGGATGAGCCCCCCGTCACCTTTGAGGCCTCAG TGGACCTTGTCAGGATTGAACAGGCTGAGGCCTTGCTCCATGCTGACTGCAATGAGAAGCAGGTGACCTGTGAGCTCTCCCGCTACTTCCCTCAGACCCAGCAGGAGCCTGAGGCTCACGCAGTGACCTGGTTCATCGCCAACGTGCAGGTGTCTGGAGAGGGGCCTGGCATGTCCATGGTTATGAAGACTCTGGGGAAAGCTGGGCCTGGAGTGGCTTTGCACCCCTTGCTCAACCTGCCCCTGAGCCCCCAGGGGACTGTGCAGATGGCAG TGGAGTTCCAGGTGACGACTCAGACCCCGTCACTGACCAGCCTGCTAAAGTCAGCCGTCACCCTGCACTGCAGCTTCTCCACAGCCTCCAGTGAGGCTCTCACCCGAGTGGAATGGCGGCTACAGCACCAGGGCAGCGGCCGGCTGGTGTCCAGCTGGACAGTGGGGCAGGGGCAGGCTGGGCAGAAGGGTGCCTCCCTGGAACCCCAACAGCTCCAAACAGCTGGGAACGCCTCCCTCACCCTGGCCAGCCTCACTGTGAAAGATGAAGGTGCCTACATCTGTCAGATCACTACCTCTAGGTACCAGGCCCAGCAGATCGTCCAACTGAGTGTCCAGG CTCTTCCAAAAGTAAAACTGAGCCAAGCCAGTGAAGCTCTGCCCTCCAGCCTCACCTGCCATGTTACCGGCTTCTACCCCCTGGACATGGCTGTGACATGGAGCCGGCAAGAGGTAGGGGGAGCCCCAACCCCAGTCTCCGATGCCTCCTTCTCCAGCCTCCGGCAGAATGCAGCAGGCACGTACAGCATCTCCTCTTTCCTGGTGGCAGAGCCTGGCTCAGAGGGTGCCACTTATACCTGCCACGTTACCCACATCTCCTTGCAGGAGCCCCTTGTGGCCAGCACCCAGGTTGCTCCTCCAG